The sequence CTGTCCCAATTCCTGTAGTTTTATTCTCTGTCAAAACGACCTGTCGGTTGCATCATGTAAGGGGTCACCATTACAAATGTTTTCTTTCTGGCACACCATTACGAAGGTTTTCTTAATTCgaattttaattaagttatttattatataacaaTGGATCCTTCGTGTCAAAGTATTATATTTATCTTGAGACTCGTTCTTAcgattttctgaaaaaattaaaacttaaatttatgaTAGGaggaataaattttatatagtttcttTCTGACTATAATCTTATATAACTATACTGTCAATAATATAGTTTCTTTACTACTATAATCttgtcaataatatatatatataattagtgtGTATTTGGAtgggaaattatatttttttagtttttgaaagtatagtttgtttttaaaaggtgttgtattttttttaaaaaaatcactatatctataaaccaaacaaatttaattacGTAGCAGAACACATATGTAGCTTTGGATAAGATCAATTTTCTTCTTGGGACCTATAATCACCcactttcaattaaaaaaaagagagcaatgAAGCATGATTTTCAATGGTCAATTCCATCCACATTATAAGACTATATGATTCTTATTGCTAGCATGATTTGACCCCATCTTCACATGCTAATGGTGGTGCATGaatgaatttcttaaaattagcTCATCGACTCAAATAAtcattgtgatttttattttgattatttttatattttaaagatatttaaaaaataaatatattttttattttaaattaatattttttaaaatattttcatattattttaatatgtttgtatcaaaatcatttttaaaaaataaaaaatatattattttaatatattttcatgaaaaaaatatttttaaaattaattgttacATTGCAGTTATAGAAATGGTTAGAAAGCGTTTGGGAATGCAGTGCAAATCAAATTCctcaagaatttaaattttttttttgctaaaaaatatattttttatgtattttggatcgttttaatgtcctgatctcaaaattaattttttaaaaaaaaaaaattatttaaatacatttcagaataaaaaatactttgaaaaacaaccacaactacACTCCTAAAGATAATAAATGATGAAAGTTAATAAGATAGATGGAACATAATGCTTGACTCTTAATTCCAATCCCTAACTCATCACACTTTCCATGAATTATGTGTTTCTTTGCATTGCATTCAAATATTATTGAACTAATGTTGGAAAATTGGTTGAAATAGTAGATGTATTTATCTTCCACGTTATTGTCATTTGGAACTTGGATTTTAATAGGGATAGTGAGAGAAAAATTTGCTAGAATGAACAATTTCGAGTATTAAAGACATGCTCTAAtagtttgtataaaaaaaaattattttttcttgttcgacaacaaaaaaatattatatatatatatatatatatatatatatatatataatttaataaacacTAATTTCTTCAGTCTCCTTGCCCTGTGCAGAGACCGGATCCGTACAAGTAtcgatatgaaaaaataaatttttaaacacatataaattatatgcaCCTGACTGTACTAGTAAAAATACCCTTAGTCAAAAGATCTATCTAGACGGCAAAAGCTAGAGTCCTTCCCTACTAAGCAACCATTTGAATTGGCTAAGCATAAAAGACTGAACCTTGCATGATTTAGGTCCACCTCAGCAAGCCATAGCATGTTGTATTTACCATCCTTGCCATCTCTTATTGCCTAAAAGTCCTAGTTATTGGTGATCTCCCTTTTTTTCTGGcttttttaatcaatcaaagAATTTGAATCTCAAAGTCAAATGGTGGTTTATGAATTGTCTTGGTCATCTAATATTTACCTTTAACTTTTAAGTTTGtggtgtaaaaaatataataagatatttaataataaattaaattttattttatattatgaggtttattaaaaaattaagttgaaacataatttttaggaatcaatttttatatatttttttaaatgagttttttttaaccaaatactttaaatattttttttgctatgcaTAAATcgtaatcataatttttactaaaaatatttaaatttaactaactatattttttaaaatttatttttttaaaatctcgatcataaaaaccatattaaaaacaaacacactcaaTTGAACTTCTTTTTCTACCACCCATTTGTTACCTAacaacaaaagtttttttttccagttttttttccATGTCCTTTTATTGTAAAAGAATCAAATTCGTTTcgggttttttattaaaaatttaaaaataaatatatttgtatctTGTTTCGGTACAGTAAGTGAAATTTGATTCCTAAAGCGGAGACTTTCAAATAAAGATTGCAGGTTCTTGAATTTGATAGTTTAAGCTCTATTATTTCCATTTTCAAGGAATATAATCACATTCCAGAAATAACATACAAAGTTAGTCGGAGCCCACTATCAGCCAGTCGATCACCATTTCTTTTGTCACCACTCTCTCCAAGATGCCCCCTTGTTTTAATCaagaatcattaaaataaaaaaaaacccagagagagagagagagagaggggtccAATAACcgagaacaaaaaacaaataatttaaaaacactttgatTTACTTTGAAGATCACCTTGGGAGATTAAGATTCCCCCCCACCGctatcaataaaaatttaatatacaaaATCAGACACCAAATTCAACCCATCTTGATATTACAAAAGTCTAACTTGTCTCTTTTCCTAAACCTAAATCTCTCTCCTCCTTTATTCCTCTACCATCACGGTTGACTCGAACACCAAGTTAACAGTTCCGGCCGCCATGTTACCCTCCATTGCACCTTGAGTATGGCAGTGCTCTCCCTCGTAAGTTACAATCAACATGGATGGATCATCTGTTGCTCTCTCCACATGTTTCCTTGCCGGGCACCCTCTCATTGTACTGCACTTGTAATATCCCCTGCAACATATCAACCAGAGCACAAGCTCTTAGGACTTTGTTGTCTGATTTGATCTTGATGCGTGAATTAATCAAGGgttataatcaattaattaccTTGGGTATGGTGAGCCCTTGATTGGTTTTTGACCATATTTTCTCCAAGAATACTCATCTGGTGGAATATCAGCTATTTTTGAACTTATTGCCGGAACCCTGATTGTTTTCTTCACCCGATTCTTCCTGCATTAAGTAATTATAAACAAAGATCAATCAAACCATTCACATGAATCCATTTAACAAACTGTTATTAATTTAAGCTTCATTTCATTGTGTTAATGCCctgaaatatttaatttgaccatactagtttttattttgtttttagatttctcCCCATGATTTCTGTATCTTGTTATTTTCTCATTACATGTGTAACAAGCATCCTTTGTACTTGCTTCCACGAGTTAATTCTATGGCCGCCATCATCGTACGGAACATTTCCCGATCCTCTATATCCTCCATGCCCGACTCCTCCCCGAAAGGGACCATCAGCTACCCGACACAATCTAGTCCACTAACAGGGACCGTGATTAACGTGTCCAATTAATATTCAACCTAACAAGCTATTAGTGGTCAACATTGGGACAAGAAAGAGACCAGGTCGACAAAGCAAACTATGTATAAAGACAAAAATGTCTTCACCAGCGAGCTCAAAAGTTATCGCTTTGCGGTCTTTTTCGTAATTATACACCCCTGCCCGGCACGCGTGCTCCTTGAATCATTAATTACCACTTAAATAAACCGGTCAGCTACACCCACTCGTTGACCAACACCAAACTCCAAGTCGGCTCACTATTGCTCGCCATAACTCACCGTCGGTTCCAAGTAAATAAATTTACCGATGTTTTTTTACTAGCTCTATCCCAGAAACAAACTCTCAAATTAGGGTCTAACCTATCAATTAATACCAAATTAGGTCAATGATCTAAAAATCTTTCCATTtggtaatcaaaatattaattcattctCGATAGAGAACTTCCATCCATGCACAGCATGCTAAACAAGAccatttttaagaaatttgacgttttctattaaaaaacaattgtgattGTTTTGAACAGAAGGGTGCAATTGCAATGTTTTTGCTAATAAGTCAAAGGGATGAATCtggtaaaaaataatgattaaattaggatgaaattaaaatttcgATGATAAGTTAGGGACGGGATTCCCTTTATTTTAACTCCAGCCTTCGTTAAACTTTCCCTGTTCTAAGCAAATCCAGGCAATCGACAGCAACTCTCTCGAGTCAAACCAACTACCATATTTTTTAACAGGCAAGCATGCATGCAAGGGCATTGAAACAAACACTAgtcaaatccttaaaaaaaaaaaattcaagactgTTAAAATGCGCGGACTCTGCTAAAAAGCACGGGGTGTTAAAGTGCGCGAATTCGTACCTTCTCTTGGAAGAGCAATGGCACTTGCCACTAGAGGAGCCAGAGACACTGTCATCATGATGATGCTCATGGCACCGCTTCTTGTTGCTGTAAGGCACCGTCGAGAGCGGCGGCTTGCCAGCGGATCCTAAGAAAATCGACGATCCTTGCTTTCCATTAGAAACGCTGCCGTCTCCGGTTATCCCCGACGACATAAACGACGTCGAGTTCGAAGAAACACTGAAACTATCCTTCGAGAACTCAATCTCTGCACTCTTGGAGCTAAATATATTCGCTTTCGTGAAGTCAAGCGTCAGGCTCGTCGGCGCCGCCGGTGCGGTGACCGGAGGTGTGATTTGCTGTGGAGTTAGGGTTAGGTTTTGAAAGCGAGAGAAAGAGGGGGACTGAGACTGTGATTGCGGTGATTGTGTCGATGTGGAGGGTGAAGAGAGGGAAAACGAAGACTTGGTCGGCTGGTTGGGTTGAATCGGGCCACGACGGAACCGGGCGTGACCTGTTCGGTTTAAGATGGAAATGACTCTCTTGAACTTGGAAACGGTTACATCAGTAAGGTCAGTGCAATCGGCCACGTGATGATTATTTTGGTGAGACATGATTCGGATCAAGTGCTCCATGCTCTTAATTCCTTGTGACGCAGCCTCTTGTATAGCCGTCTGATCATCCATCTTTGTGTTAAAACTCATCAGCTCTACCGCCATGTTTGGGCAGGTTCTTTCAGGGCTTTTTCAGAGAGAGCTCAACGGGGCATGAGGGAGGTCTCCGGGCTGTtcagagagagagggggggaagTGAGGGAAAGAACGGAACTTGAAGGGGTTGATATAGAGGAGAGAGTCAAAGATTAGTTGTGATCTAATGGCTGAGATGAGTTTGAAGAGTTCAATGTGGGGTAGCGGGGAGCAATAAAGAAACGAGAGACCAAACTAAAATACgaaagagggttaagtttgaaAAACGATACGAGAGACTGAATTACTGTTGCTAATTGTTGAATGCATTATGGAGGGGGAAATGTGGGTTTTGACAAGACTAGAAGGAGAAATTGTAGAAAGATGGGGAAAAAATATTCTGCAGAGGAGACCAAAATATAACCATGGTTATAAAAACTGTACTGGCCGTATAGATGGATCCGCTACCCCGTTAATTCCGAGCTTGGATTAATCtaagttgaaaataataataattaaaaaaatatttaactttatcaacaaaataagGTGAAAATTAGGTTCAACTAATACCATCCAAACAAACCTCAACTCgttaattttattgtcaattattgaatataatatatcaagGAGAGCCTCTTGTATAGGagcaagcaaaaaaattaaaaaccatattaaatcagaaaatcagaaaaaataataaaaaaaatcaaattgtgaaaaaaaaacaattaaaaatttttaaaaaaactgaccaatttgatttgatttcggttttataaggcgaaaaccaaaaaaataaaactaaaccgaacccaaattgaaaaaaacaaagccaaaactgaaaaaaatcgagttaaaccagaaaaaacagAACCAGTCTAGTTTGAATCGGTTTGTCCTAAAAAACCCGAATCA is a genomic window of Populus alba chromosome 18, ASM523922v2, whole genome shotgun sequence containing:
- the LOC118059428 gene encoding probable WRKY transcription factor 11, which translates into the protein MAVELMSFNTKMDDQTAIQEAASQGIKSMEHLIRIMSHQNNHHVADCTDLTDVTVSKFKRVISILNRTGHARFRRGPIQPNQPTKSSFSLSSPSTSTQSPQSQSQSPSFSRFQNLTLTPQQITPPVTAPAAPTSLTLDFTKANIFSSKSAEIEFSKDSFSVSSNSTSFMSSGITGDGSVSNGKQGSSIFLGSAGKPPLSTVPYSNKKRCHEHHHDDSVSGSSSGKCHCSSKRRKNRVKKTIRVPAISSKIADIPPDEYSWRKYGQKPIKGSPYPRGYYKCSTMRGCPARKHVERATDDPSMLIVTYEGEHCHTQGAMEGNMAAGTVNLVFESTVMVEE